A single genomic interval of Bdellovibrio sp. ArHS harbors:
- the uvrC gene encoding excinuclease ABC subunit UvrC gives MNSRFEEVRDKVREFPTQSGVYLMKSQTDKIIYIGKAKNLRSRVRSYFTDSKDHSPKTRLLVQNIHEVEYILTKTEVEAFLLEASLIKKHRPKYNIRLRDDKAYPYIRFTWADDYPRLYVARKVKKDGSLYFGPYTSGLAVQGTIRFLNRTFKVRDCTDAVFKSRTRPCMTYQIGRCTAPCVDYISLEDYRSEVEGAKLFLKGQNKKVVKTITERMMVAAEEEKFEVAARLRDSVQAIKAILEKQAVINDTSEKDQDAVGFFGDHRGCLVETVHVRSGRVIGTRPHFLPHFDPNDPAEDPREWLVDFLNQYYEDNFIPDEVLLAVDIGNDLTKLMGEVLKERSGNKVGVRFATDERGRNLVDMANENAKAHFLKYVSKSEEKLRGLDEIKEKLSLPELPRRIECYDISTFQGAETVASQVVFEDGVPAKEHYRRYKIKTVQGINDFASMYEVLSRRFKHTEYEDPQLIVIDGGKGQLAQAIKILQEIGRNDIPVVGLAKARTESDFQKQEIESTEERFFLPNRSNPVIFKHNAEALHILTGIRDEAHRFAITYHRKLRESSSLESELDYVVGLGEKRKKVLLTRFNSIDEIKGAVPEEIATLKGFNRVLAERILLQLNEPDDEDAEVEE, from the coding sequence ATGAACTCAAGGTTTGAAGAGGTTCGCGACAAAGTCAGAGAATTCCCGACCCAAAGTGGAGTCTATCTGATGAAAAGCCAAACCGATAAGATTATCTATATCGGTAAGGCAAAAAATTTGCGGTCTCGGGTGCGAAGCTATTTTACTGACAGCAAAGATCACTCTCCTAAGACGCGTCTGTTGGTTCAGAATATTCATGAAGTTGAATATATTTTGACGAAGACCGAAGTCGAAGCTTTTTTGCTGGAAGCGTCCTTAATAAAAAAACATCGCCCGAAATACAACATTCGACTGCGCGATGATAAAGCCTACCCCTATATTCGTTTTACCTGGGCTGACGACTATCCTCGACTTTATGTTGCGAGGAAGGTCAAAAAAGATGGTTCTCTTTATTTCGGTCCCTACACCTCGGGTCTGGCGGTGCAGGGGACGATTCGTTTCTTAAATAGAACTTTTAAAGTCCGCGACTGCACCGATGCGGTTTTTAAATCGCGCACACGTCCTTGTATGACTTATCAAATCGGACGCTGTACGGCTCCTTGCGTGGACTATATTTCTCTAGAGGACTATCGTTCTGAGGTTGAAGGCGCCAAACTTTTTCTAAAAGGTCAGAACAAGAAGGTCGTCAAAACCATCACTGAGCGCATGATGGTGGCAGCCGAAGAAGAAAAATTCGAAGTCGCGGCTCGTTTGCGTGATTCGGTCCAGGCCATCAAAGCCATTTTGGAAAAACAAGCGGTCATCAATGACACTTCGGAAAAAGATCAGGATGCAGTTGGTTTCTTCGGGGATCATCGCGGCTGTCTGGTGGAAACAGTGCACGTGCGTTCAGGTCGGGTGATCGGAACGCGTCCGCACTTCTTGCCTCATTTTGATCCCAATGATCCGGCCGAGGATCCTCGCGAGTGGCTCGTGGATTTTCTGAATCAATACTACGAGGACAACTTCATTCCAGACGAAGTTTTGCTCGCCGTTGATATTGGCAATGACCTGACGAAACTTATGGGTGAGGTTCTGAAAGAGCGCTCTGGAAATAAAGTGGGAGTGCGTTTTGCGACGGATGAACGAGGACGCAATTTGGTGGATATGGCGAATGAAAATGCCAAGGCCCACTTTTTAAAATACGTCTCTAAATCCGAGGAAAAACTTCGTGGTTTGGATGAAATCAAAGAAAAGCTTTCTTTGCCAGAGCTTCCGCGCCGTATTGAGTGTTATGACATTTCGACGTTCCAAGGGGCTGAGACGGTGGCCTCACAAGTGGTGTTTGAAGATGGGGTTCCCGCCAAGGAACACTATCGTCGCTATAAGATTAAAACGGTTCAAGGAATCAATGATTTTGCCTCGATGTACGAGGTTTTGAGTCGCCGCTTTAAGCACACGGAATACGAGGATCCCCAACTGATCGTTATTGACGGTGGGAAGGGACAGTTGGCTCAGGCTATAAAAATCCTGCAAGAGATCGGCCGCAATGATATTCCTGTGGTCGGTTTGGCCAAGGCTCGCACCGAAAGTGATTTCCAAAAGCAGGAAATAGAATCTACGGAAGAAAGATTCTTTTTGCCTAACAGATCAAATCCCGTGATCTTTAAACACAATGCGGAGGCCTTGCATATTCTAACGGGCATTCGGGACGAGGCGCATCGTTTCGCCATCACGTACCATCGCAAACTTCGCGAAAGCAGCTCTTTGGAAAGCGAATTAGACTATGTCGTGGGATTAGGCGAAAAAAGAAAGAAAGTTCTTTTGACTCGCTTTAACTCTATTGATGAAATCAAGGGTGCCGTACCAGAAGAGATCGCCACACTTAAAGGCTTTA
- a CDS encoding penicillin acylase family protein produces the protein MKNLKRILLVLVIFFSAAAFFVYFSMTSALAPLDGQLNLQGLSAPVKVTRDTFGIPHIKAANKMDALRALGFVMASERLFQMELSRRMTQGELSEVFGEIALNSDKLYRSLMIKRSVERMLQHEKQSGLFDEKMWDEMAAYFEGVNQYIATRPLPLEMKVLGLKPRPFSPLDAYIMTGHMAYSFGIALKADPLMSELAKKLSEEQFQALRNNPLPVPFKIVDNNAAFPVLTEGLFIPAFEGSNSWLISPKKSLSGKSIFANDPHIGYSLPAVWVEAHIQTPEFALYGHYLPLVPFAILGHNRHHAWGFTMSMTDDMDLYRETLDQEKKTALFNKKPEPYQEWQEIIKVKDQEDVTISMIETRHGPLMDALFSQKSLALKWAFHRKENNPMKALKLMAEAQSLNEFESALKTATAPGLNVMYADAENIAWWVFGDIAVKKNPNSDMLLDGASGDDEYLRLLEWNEKPHSVNPSSGFIVTANSRPAMLPAHIRGDFQADDRYETLVQALSEKDLWSVEEFKTLQTENYNIFTKRILDTLLTELQLTPEENAKYVRPLQELKDWNLRSDISSTAASLYHQWNNDNILLILADLPEQDRKEFLNTPYAWQFYRRTILNENSPWWKDLRRSAVVTTGFKNAVEKVRQKTWGELHTVEYIHPLGRTPPLNKVFNLGPYPIPGAYNEINNNKMRGMGGDFKVVAGPSTRRIIDFAEPQKSWGINPIGISGHMLSPFYKDQVHLFIEGKYRQQWMDEKDIAGVKTHELTLE, from the coding sequence ATGAAAAACCTAAAGCGAATTCTGCTCGTTCTTGTGATCTTCTTTAGCGCGGCTGCGTTCTTTGTTTATTTCTCGATGACAAGTGCCTTGGCCCCCCTCGATGGACAATTAAATCTTCAAGGACTTTCTGCACCTGTTAAAGTCACTCGCGACACGTTTGGAATTCCTCACATAAAAGCTGCAAATAAAATGGATGCCCTGCGCGCCCTGGGTTTTGTCATGGCCAGCGAAAGGCTTTTTCAAATGGAGCTATCTCGCCGGATGACCCAAGGGGAACTCAGCGAAGTTTTCGGTGAAATTGCTCTGAACAGCGATAAGCTTTATCGTAGTCTGATGATCAAACGCTCTGTTGAACGCATGCTTCAACATGAAAAGCAAAGTGGACTGTTTGACGAAAAAATGTGGGACGAGATGGCGGCCTATTTCGAGGGCGTCAATCAGTATATCGCCACACGCCCTTTACCGCTGGAAATGAAAGTCCTGGGCTTAAAACCACGACCCTTTTCTCCTTTAGACGCCTACATCATGACCGGTCACATGGCCTATAGTTTTGGCATCGCTTTAAAGGCCGATCCCTTGATGTCAGAGCTTGCAAAAAAACTTTCGGAGGAGCAGTTTCAGGCTCTCAGAAACAACCCTTTGCCCGTCCCCTTCAAAATCGTCGACAACAACGCCGCTTTCCCGGTGTTAACGGAAGGCCTGTTTATTCCCGCTTTTGAAGGAAGCAACTCGTGGTTGATCTCACCTAAAAAATCCCTTTCAGGAAAAAGCATCTTCGCCAATGACCCCCACATCGGTTACTCACTTCCCGCCGTCTGGGTCGAAGCTCACATTCAAACACCGGAGTTTGCGCTTTACGGCCATTACCTGCCCTTGGTGCCTTTTGCGATTTTGGGACATAACAGACATCACGCCTGGGGCTTCACCATGTCGATGACCGATGACATGGATTTGTACCGCGAGACTCTAGATCAAGAAAAGAAAACGGCGTTGTTCAATAAAAAACCCGAACCCTATCAGGAGTGGCAAGAGATCATCAAAGTCAAAGACCAGGAGGACGTCACGATCTCGATGATTGAAACCCGGCATGGGCCCTTGATGGATGCCCTTTTTTCACAGAAGAGTCTGGCTTTAAAGTGGGCCTTTCATCGCAAAGAAAATAATCCGATGAAAGCCTTAAAGCTGATGGCTGAAGCCCAAAGTCTGAACGAATTTGAATCCGCACTGAAGACCGCAACAGCCCCCGGCCTGAATGTCATGTACGCGGATGCCGAGAACATCGCGTGGTGGGTTTTTGGTGATATTGCTGTCAAAAAGAATCCTAATTCCGACATGCTTTTAGATGGAGCCTCCGGCGATGACGAGTATCTGCGTTTATTAGAATGGAACGAAAAACCTCATTCCGTGAACCCTTCTTCCGGTTTCATTGTCACGGCGAATTCGCGACCCGCGATGCTGCCTGCGCATATTCGTGGAGACTTCCAGGCAGATGATCGTTATGAAACTCTGGTTCAAGCTCTTTCAGAAAAAGATCTGTGGAGTGTAGAAGAGTTTAAAACTTTACAAACTGAAAACTACAACATCTTCACAAAAAGAATTCTCGACACATTACTGACGGAGCTACAGTTAACGCCTGAAGAAAACGCCAAATACGTGCGACCTTTGCAAGAATTAAAAGATTGGAACCTTCGCTCGGACATCTCTTCAACCGCAGCCAGCCTGTATCATCAATGGAATAATGATAACATTCTGCTCATTCTTGCAGATTTGCCTGAGCAAGATCGTAAGGAATTTCTGAATACGCCTTATGCGTGGCAGTTTTATCGTCGCACGATTCTTAATGAAAACTCTCCGTGGTGGAAGGACCTTCGCCGCTCGGCTGTTGTCACCACCGGATTTAAGAATGCGGTTGAAAAAGTAAGACAAAAAACTTGGGGAGAGCTTCACACCGTCGAATACATCCATCCCCTTGGCCGCACTCCGCCACTCAACAAGGTTTTCAATCTCGGCCCCTACCCCATCCCTGGCGCCTATAATGAAATCAACAACAACAAAATGCGCGGAATGGGAGGCGACTTCAAGGTGGTAGCGGGCCCTTCCACTCGCCGGATTATTGACTTCGCCGAACCTCAAAAAAGCTGGGGTATAAATCCCATCGGGATTTCGGGCCATATGCTTTCCCCGTTTTACAAAGACCAGGTTCATCTTTTTATTGAGGGAAAATACCGCCAGCAGTGGATGGATGAAAAGGACATTGCGGGAGTCAAAACTCATGAGCTCACCCTGGAATAA
- the cysS gene encoding cysteine--tRNA ligase produces MSLKIYNSQSKQLEEFVPLTPGQVKMYVCGPTVYNLLHVGNFRGVVFFNLVRNWLESSGYKVDYALNFTDVDDKIINRAHELGMDPQALSEKYIVEYKKDFASLGLRPHDHNPKVTEHMDEILEMVQTLVSKKIAYETQGDVMYSIESFDGYGKLSGRNPEELQAGARVDVDEKKRNPMDFALWKAAKAGEVSWPSPWGPGRPGWHIECSAMIKKIFGDQIDIHGGGMDLIFPHHENEIAQSEGCTGKHFVKYWMHNNMLNFGGQKMSKSLGNVVTMREFLETNNAEIYKWMVLSVHYRTMSDFSEAAVERAISGLARIYSALSLADEYVAEGVSPDAGFEKITQEAWKKCESALNDDFGTPEVFAALFEVVRQFNAQVRRGMKTNPAVQGKAVAFKQFVAKLSRILSLFQEPASSFLIQLDDMLLAKMNLQRAEVDALVAERAQVREAKDFAKSDELRAKLTGMGISVSDTPTGSFWEVTK; encoded by the coding sequence ATGTCGTTGAAGATTTACAACTCTCAGTCTAAGCAGCTTGAAGAATTTGTTCCTCTGACTCCGGGTCAGGTGAAAATGTATGTCTGTGGTCCGACGGTGTATAACCTTCTTCATGTCGGGAATTTCCGCGGGGTTGTGTTCTTTAACTTGGTTCGCAACTGGTTGGAGTCTTCTGGTTATAAAGTTGACTACGCTTTGAATTTCACCGACGTGGACGATAAGATTATCAATAGGGCTCATGAGTTGGGGATGGATCCGCAGGCTTTGTCGGAAAAGTACATCGTTGAATATAAAAAGGATTTTGCGTCTTTAGGGCTGCGTCCACACGATCACAATCCCAAGGTGACTGAACACATGGATGAAATCCTTGAGATGGTTCAGACGTTGGTATCTAAGAAGATCGCCTATGAAACTCAAGGCGATGTGATGTATTCGATCGAGTCATTTGATGGTTACGGAAAGTTAAGCGGTCGCAATCCCGAAGAACTGCAGGCGGGGGCTCGGGTTGACGTGGATGAAAAAAAGCGCAATCCGATGGATTTCGCCCTTTGGAAAGCGGCCAAGGCGGGTGAAGTTTCCTGGCCTTCTCCTTGGGGGCCTGGCCGACCGGGCTGGCATATCGAATGCTCCGCGATGATTAAAAAAATCTTCGGTGATCAGATTGATATTCACGGCGGTGGGATGGATTTGATTTTCCCTCACCATGAAAATGAAATTGCTCAGAGTGAAGGCTGCACCGGAAAACATTTTGTAAAATACTGGATGCACAACAATATGTTGAATTTCGGCGGCCAGAAGATGTCGAAGTCTTTAGGTAATGTTGTGACCATGCGGGAATTTCTGGAAACCAACAACGCAGAAATTTATAAGTGGATGGTTCTTTCCGTGCACTACCGCACGATGAGTGATTTTAGTGAAGCGGCGGTCGAAAGAGCGATCTCAGGGTTGGCACGTATTTATTCGGCACTTTCCTTGGCGGATGAGTACGTCGCTGAAGGTGTTTCCCCTGACGCAGGATTTGAAAAAATCACGCAAGAGGCTTGGAAAAAGTGTGAATCCGCTCTGAATGATGATTTCGGAACTCCCGAAGTTTTCGCGGCCCTTTTTGAAGTGGTTCGTCAGTTCAATGCTCAGGTCCGACGGGGCATGAAAACAAATCCGGCGGTACAGGGGAAAGCCGTTGCCTTTAAACAGTTCGTGGCAAAGCTCAGTCGCATTCTAAGTTTATTCCAAGAGCCGGCAAGTTCTTTCCTGATCCAGCTTGACGATATGTTGCTAGCTAAGATGAATTTGCAACGTGCGGAAGTGGATGCCTTGGTGGCAGAACGCGCGCAAGTCCGTGAAGCCAAAGACTTTGCCAAGTCGGATGAACTGCGCGCAAAGTTGACCGGTATGGGGATTTCCGTCAGCGATACGCCGACGGGGAGTTTCTGGGAAGTGACGAAGTAG
- the uvrB gene encoding excinuclease ABC subunit UvrB, protein MASTYKKNFQLVSEYKPSGDQPRAIQQMMENFEAGLKHQTLLGVTGSGKTFSMAHTIAKLNQPALVLAPNKTLAAQLYAEFKELFPHNAVEYFVSYYDYYQPEAYIPSTDTYIEKDSAINEQIDRMRHSATRSLFDRRDVIIVSSVSCIYGLGSPEAYEGMMIQIVSNTEMKRDHLIRELIRIQYQRNNVDFSRGTVRVRGDNVEIFPSYEEDRAVRVEFFGDFIERLSWIDPLTGQVLEELDQIGIYPGSHHVTSDDNLKRAIRTIQDELRERLVDLNKEMKFLEAQRLEQRTYYDIEMMEQMGFCQGIENYSRHMTGRGPGEPPPTLLEYFPKEFVTFIDESHVTVPQIGGMYRGDRARKMTLVEHGFRLPSALDNRPLNFQEFEAMMDKVVYVSATPGNYELQKSEGVIVEQIIRPTGLIDPVVEVRPVKHQVDDLLKEIRERIKKNERVLITTLTKRSAEDLTEYYENLGIKVKYLHSEVQTVERTEILRDLRLGVFDVLVGINLLREGLDIPEVSLVGITDADKEGFLRSERSLIQTIGRAARNLNGQVILYGDRITDSMAKAMGETERRRRIQQQYNEDHGITPQSIRKRIKEGLGEVFDGTLAGGPLQGENKTAAVTSKFAHQPDKLQEEIEKLRAKMKKLSAELEFEEAAKVRDEIKRLQIIDLGLRSGEVEQKSAEVLKEGLE, encoded by the coding sequence ATGGCCTCTACTTATAAAAAGAACTTTCAACTAGTCTCTGAGTATAAACCTTCTGGGGATCAGCCGCGTGCGATTCAGCAGATGATGGAAAACTTTGAGGCGGGATTAAAACATCAGACACTTTTGGGTGTGACCGGATCGGGAAAAACTTTTTCGATGGCGCACACGATTGCAAAATTGAATCAACCGGCTTTGGTGTTGGCTCCGAATAAAACCCTGGCGGCGCAGCTCTATGCCGAGTTCAAAGAGCTTTTCCCCCACAATGCGGTTGAGTATTTTGTCAGTTATTACGATTATTATCAGCCGGAAGCCTATATTCCTTCGACGGATACTTATATCGAAAAGGATTCCGCGATCAATGAACAGATCGATCGCATGCGCCACTCGGCCACGCGTTCTTTGTTTGATCGCCGCGACGTGATCATCGTAAGTTCGGTTTCTTGTATTTATGGTTTGGGTTCGCCGGAAGCCTATGAAGGCATGATGATTCAAATCGTGTCGAATACGGAAATGAAACGGGATCATTTGATCCGTGAACTGATTCGTATTCAATACCAACGTAACAACGTAGATTTTTCGCGCGGAACCGTGCGCGTGCGCGGTGACAATGTCGAAATCTTTCCTTCTTATGAAGAAGATCGGGCCGTGCGTGTCGAATTCTTCGGTGATTTTATTGAAAGACTGTCCTGGATTGATCCTTTAACGGGACAGGTTTTGGAAGAGCTGGATCAAATTGGCATTTATCCGGGCAGTCATCACGTTACCAGTGATGACAATCTCAAGCGAGCGATCCGCACCATTCAAGATGAATTGCGAGAGCGCTTGGTGGACTTGAATAAAGAGATGAAGTTTCTGGAAGCACAACGTTTGGAACAAAGAACATACTACGACATCGAGATGATGGAGCAGATGGGGTTTTGTCAGGGCATCGAAAACTATTCTCGGCATATGACAGGGCGCGGGCCGGGTGAACCACCGCCCACGCTTCTTGAATACTTCCCTAAAGAATTCGTCACCTTCATCGATGAGTCTCATGTGACGGTTCCACAAATCGGTGGCATGTACCGTGGGGATCGCGCGCGCAAGATGACTTTGGTAGAGCACGGTTTCCGTTTGCCTTCAGCCTTGGACAATCGACCTTTAAACTTTCAAGAGTTTGAAGCGATGATGGATAAAGTGGTTTACGTATCCGCCACTCCGGGTAATTACGAGCTGCAAAAATCCGAGGGTGTTATTGTTGAGCAGATCATTCGTCCCACGGGATTGATCGATCCGGTTGTTGAAGTGCGACCGGTGAAGCATCAGGTGGATGATCTTTTAAAAGAAATTCGTGAGCGTATTAAGAAGAACGAACGGGTTTTGATCACAACGCTGACGAAGCGTTCTGCTGAAGACCTTACTGAGTACTACGAAAACTTGGGAATTAAAGTGAAATACCTGCACAGTGAAGTGCAGACCGTAGAACGAACCGAAATTCTTCGTGATTTGCGTCTGGGTGTGTTTGATGTTCTTGTCGGCATCAACTTGTTGCGAGAAGGCTTGGATATTCCTGAGGTGAGCTTAGTCGGCATCACGGACGCAGATAAGGAAGGTTTTTTGCGTTCCGAGCGTTCCCTGATTCAAACCATCGGTCGTGCGGCCCGGAATCTGAACGGTCAGGTGATTCTGTACGGCGATAGAATCACCGATAGCATGGCCAAAGCGATGGGTGAAACCGAACGCCGTCGGCGTATCCAGCAACAGTATAATGAAGACCACGGCATCACTCCGCAATCCATCCGTAAGCGGATTAAAGAAGGCTTGGGCGAAGTTTTTGACGGCACATTGGCCGGAGGGCCGCTGCAAGGTGAAAACAAAACGGCGGCTGTCACTTCGAAGTTTGCGCATCAGCCAGATAAACTTCAGGAAGAGATCGAAAAACTGCGCGCTAAGATGAAAAAACTTTCTGCCGAACTTGAATTTGAGGAAGCCGCCAAAGTTCGTGACGAAATCAAACGTCTGCAAATTATTGATCTGGGACTGCGTAGTGGTGAGGTAGAGCAAAAAAGCGCTGAGGTTTTGAAAGAGGGCCTTGAATGA